GacgagggagtgagaggaggcagtgtgaagggaaagagagaatgcAAGCTGGAAGAGAAAAGGGGGTCAGGACTGTTCAGCTGTGAACTGGAGCGAGCCTGGCTGAAGGTAGAGATAAAGACTGATGCTTGGTTAATCATGCACGGATACTTAAAAAACATATGATCAATGCAAAACCAATGGGGCAAAGCTTGTCTTTAAAATGACTTTTACTGTATATCAGGAGAACAACCATGCATTACAGCGCTATTATCGTGAAGTTGTTTCAAAGGGAAAAGATGGAAAGAGGAAAAGTGGCATGAGAGATTGATACGGaatgagagacagggagagattgATACATTAGCAGCAGCCTTAGCAATCGGCGCTACAAGCCAATGTTTACTTGCACTGCGGTACTTCAGTATAGGTTGCTTTCGATAACATGACGGTGTGCAGTTCTAGTTTCATTTTGGATGCCAAATTTCTCAGAAGGAGTGAAAGCCCAGTTGTTTCCCTATTGTTTCCCAACGGGGAAACAACCTCAAAAtgtaactagaaaatgcatttcctgcagaaaatgaggtgagtgctgtagtacaaagtgaggttgaaaatattttttaatgaagccacatagattaagacataaagaaatgttaaatgacttaaatcaagtgaagggatttgaacaaaagttcaaaagtctaaatggagtaaaccaCGTAAACCTGAAAAGAAacgcgcgattccaagctattctgaatattttaatggagtctctaggtgaaaaatttagggaggagataggtcccaaagtttgtaaagaataataaagaaagaaagaataaaacttatgaagaacaatagttgagcgctgcatgcagcactcacctaataaagAATACACACCTGCTTATCATTATCTCCCTCATCTGGAAATCAGACTTTCACCTCACTAAAGTAAAACTATTTTGGTTAACAGACGAAGCATAAGCATAAGGTGCCCGAGAGAAGGCTAATCCTCCCGGACACTTCTAGTATAACCCCAAAGGATGTGTGCCGCTCCGTCTGGGCTATCATTGGTAACAGATTATATCGAGGAAGCAAGGAATTATATTCTTAATTTCATCAGTTCATCGTCCTTTTCTGTACCCACACCTctatccttccatccatccatcctcacCTTCCACTCGAGACTCAAGGTGTTTGTTGAGGTCGGCGTCTTTCCTCACAGCCTCCTCTGAGATTTGTGGAGCATTGGGGAAACATACCAGCACAACGCTCATGTTATCCCGACTCCCCTGAGGAAGGCCGGAGACCAGAGAGACAATAATTAGCAATTAGTGGCTTCGGTACCATGCTGAAAACAAAGATCAAAAGTCCCAGGAGTGGACTTCTAAGCAGGGGCGTAGCACCAACTTCTGGGCCCTATGTACAAGAGGTcctgatgcccccccccaccccccccccaagtgcCATACCCTAACATATCACAAAGCATACCATATGACCAGGGTTGGAGTGGGATGAGGAttcctgacgggggggggggaaggggggacatTTCGCGATTGCTCATTCGTGTGACCTAAATACAGCAGTAAGTGGCCACTGGGCACAGTGTGGGGCTCCTACCACTAGGGGtggtagaaaaaaaataaataaaaacttccCATGGGCCCCCCTCTGCCTTACAAGCCTGTAAGCCTGTCCACCTTACACCCctagtccgtcggccctgctcTTAAGATCTCAAGGATCGCAATTCATTAATCCATTTCTTATAGAAAACAGGGTTAAGAGTAGAAGTGGTACAAAAATCGGTAATAGCCATTCGATTTTACGATTCCTTAACAGTGACTGCTAATGATACACACTTACCTTATGCAAGCAGGTGTCAACCAACTCATTGCAAACCCTCTCCAGGTCGTGGGAGACCTCCAGTCTGGACCGGACGAACTCGCACAGCTCCTCGTTGGACATGACGTCCCAGATGCCGTCACAGGCCAGGACCACGAACTGGTCCAGCTCAGGGGAGCGCACCATCTCAAACACATCCGGCTCGGGGCTCACCAGCTGCTCCGTCTGGCCCTTCCCGTCCACGCACTTGTAGTCAAAGTCCCCCAGGGCCCTGGAGACGGCCAGCGAGCCGTTCACCCTCTGGATCATCACTGAGCCGCCCGCGTTCTGGATGCGCTCCTTCTCCTGTGGGTTGCAGGGCTTGTGGTCCAGCGTGGAGAAGCACACGCGGGCGTTGCGGTACAGCACCGCCCGTGAGTCCCCACAGTTGATGAAAAAGAGGTGGTCCGGGGACAGGAGGACCCCAACTGCCGTGGAGCCGCTGCGGTCCATGCCGTTGCAGCTGCGCATGTGCTCGTCGATGTGCAGGAAGCCGCTTCGGATCCCGGTCTTCACCGCCTCCACGGTGAGGCAGACCGGGGAGATCGGGTCTGCGGTGGAATCGTCCGAGTCGTTATCCGTGCCCAGTAGCCCTGACCCGGCGGAAAAGATGTGCTCCAGAAGGTGCTTTGAGCAGTAGTGGGCCACCCGGGAGCCGGCGTGGCCGTCGTAGACAGCGAAGAAGGCCCAGTCCGCCATGCCCTGGGCGGGCAGTCCGGGCATGGCGTTGTGGGcgtcctccatctccaccctccAGCCCTGCATGGAGCTCAGGCCGTAGCGCAGCCCGTTGCCCTCGCCATGGGCATTGTGCTTCTCCGTCTTGGGCTTGTCCAGGAACGCCCCCATAGCTCCTCCCTGGAGAGACGACcgctagaggggggggggggggggggatatttagaataattTAGGAATTCATTCATGATGTCGGCTGCTCCATCACAATGGCCTACTTCTTAAATTCAGGCAGAAAATTTAGACTCAATGACAGGATCATCGAGGTGGTTTACAAGCACAAAGGCACAAATAGTATAAACTTCATAATTTTTATTTAGGCTCATTATGAGCCCAGATGGACGTTAATAATATGTAAATCTAAAGTGTTTGCTCAGATCTGGAAAATAAAAGcatgaaataaaaagaaatccTTAGCACTGATCATTAACCTTTTGCTTTGCGGGGATAAAATGATTATTTTACCAAGATTGTTATAACTCATCATATCCAGAAATAACTACTGAGGGATTCTGATGTATTCTTATTTTGCCAGTGTGAACTAGCTTCTAAAAGCTTATGAAATTCAGTATTGGATGTGTGTGATTACCCTAAATGTCAAGTTAGATGCACTTCCGTAACCAGTAGGGCCGCTTTGATTCATCAACGTTAATAACTGATGCGGAAAATACGTCAATAGGTTTTTTCCTCACATGTTTAAATTGTAATCAATTAAAATGTATTGCTATTTGCCATAAAAATCTATTTTCCTTGGGCCAAGGTGATAAAACTTGATGCAGGTGATGCAGTCTAATATATTTCTATGGCAGACGGCACTGGAGGGCGAAGTGAAGAGGAATCAAGGATGGTGATGTGAAGGTGGAAGGGTAGAAAGAAGACACCAAGCTGTGTGGCTGGTTGAAAAAAAAGTGGAAAATGTTTCAGCTTTTTTGGTTAAATCAAAGTCTCATCCAATAATAAGGGGTTCGCTCTGTCCATGTGAAACAGATCCACAATTGACACTTTTTTCCCTTTACTACAcaaccttaaaggtcccatgacatgctattttatgtattctttaatataggtattagtgggcaactaacacagtattcaaagacgttcccgaaattcagccgtggtggagagttacagccactccgagccagtcgcacattgagcttcccccaaatgcgctgttttggtgtctgtagctataatgcaaatgaggaagagcgaggcgggtcaaggaggagggtgggggtgtggccctgagcagcttgcagccacggtaccatgcgctccgtttacagtggatgtatcgcaatggcgaagcgcacacagcctttagccgtgttctgcaaatattctagaacacacgggagtcctggagctctatatctaaatattatcatatagcctacatcgatatctatatcatataatatatattatcacgtccaaaagctgtgtgagccgatattatgaatctcaaacgaccgcgttgggttctccgacgttcctggttcttcaacgtcctcatcaaggtgaagtagactgaaccgcgacaaggaggagaaagggatcgttgccgggcagcgcttcgcttaggcacctccgcctctggcggtggtccctcagcggggctcaagcgggagacattcgccgcaaacaatccctttgtcctccatgtcgtggttcatgttcttgagggagtcaaagacaaagttcctttcccccaattcattctcaaccttggctgaaataacccccaatacgagtctcgttgtagaaataccagagacgagagtccgacgtgttatgcgccataacaccaaaagcagaacggttatccaaataacaaggaagtgtgcaacacttgcgttacagtcctggggctctatatctaaatagtaaataatatcatataatacatagaaatctatatcatttaatacatattatcacggtcaaaagctgtgtgcgactccagacgatattatgaatcacaaacgactttgtcgggttctgcgacgtctctggttcttccactttcacgttaacctgaagtcgactgaaccgcgcgctgcctgctgccggctgcccgctgccgggcaatggtgcctcgcggcaaccggcggcatgtcgcagttcatgtacttcagcgagtcaaagccaagttcctttcccccaattccttctcaaccatggctcagataacccccacaacagtctcgttgtggaaatacaagacacgtcaaagaaccgacaagaaacacttgcgttacagtgtgtgtattcacacacacacacacacacacacacacacacacacacacacacacacacacacacacacacacacacacacacacacacacacacacacacacacacacacacacacacacacagcgctcgcacagt
Above is a window of Gadus morhua chromosome 15, gadMor3.0, whole genome shotgun sequence DNA encoding:
- the ppm1ba gene encoding protein phosphatase 1B isoform X2 — protein: MGAFLDKPKTEKHNAHGEGNGLRYGLSSMQGWRVEMEDAHNAMPGLPAQGMADWAFFAVYDGHAGSRVAHYCSKHLLEHIFSAGSGLLGTDNDSDDSTADPISPVCLTVEAVKTGIRSGFLHIDEHMRSCNGMDRSGSTAVGVLLSPDHLFFINCGDSRAVLYRNARVCFSTLDHKPCNPQEKERIQNAGGSVMIQRVNGSLAVSRALGDFDYKCVDGKGQTEQLVSPEPDVFEMVRSPELDQFVVLACDGIWDVMSNEELCEFVRSRLEVSHDLERVCNELVDTCLHKGSRDNMSVVLVCFPNAPQISEEAVRKDADLNKHLESRVEEMLSGSGEEAIPDLVTVMRNLSAANIPNLPPGGGLASKRSLIEAVYQDLNPPGEEDGSRGPNLP
- the ppm1ba gene encoding protein phosphatase 1B isoform X4, with translation MGAFLDKPKTEKHNAHGEGNGLRYGLSSMQGWRVEMEDAHNAMPGLPAQGMADWAFFAVYDGHAGSRVAHYCSKHLLEHIFSAGSGLLGTDNDSDDSTADPISPVCLTVEAVKTGIRSGFLHIDEHMRSCNGMDRSGSTAVGVLLSPDHLFFINCGDSRAVLYRNARVCFSTLDHKPCNPQEKERIQNAGGSVMIQRVNGSLAVSRALGDFDYKCVDGKGQTEQLVSPEPDVFEMVRSPELDQFVVLACDGIWDVMSNEELCEFVRSRLEVSHDLERVCNELVDTCLHKGSRDNMSVVLVCFPNAPQISEEAVRKDADLNKHLESRVEEMLSGSGEEAIPDLVTVMRNLSAANIPNLPPGGGLASKRSLIEAVYQDLNPPGEEDGPSCFI
- the ppm1ba gene encoding protein phosphatase 1B isoform X1 encodes the protein MGAFLDKPKTEKHNAHGEGNGLRYGLSSMQGWRVEMEDAHNAMPGLPAQGMADWAFFAVYDGHAGSRVAHYCSKHLLEHIFSAGSGLLGTDNDSDDSTADPISPVCLTVEAVKTGIRSGFLHIDEHMRSCNGMDRSGSTAVGVLLSPDHLFFINCGDSRAVLYRNARVCFSTLDHKPCNPQEKERIQNAGGSVMIQRVNGSLAVSRALGDFDYKCVDGKGQTEQLVSPEPDVFEMVRSPELDQFVVLACDGIWDVMSNEELCEFVRSRLEVSHDLERVCNELVDTCLHKGSRDNMSVVLVCFPNAPQISEEAVRKDADLNKHLESRVEEMLSGSGEEAIPDLVTVMRNLSAANIPNLPPGGGLASKRSLIEAVYQDLNPPGEEDGNGADLEDPW